ctcttctttcttcttcttctagtaTATATCGACTGTATACGGTAGTGGAGAGCAAGCTTGCCCATTCTCTCAATAACAGAGCATTGTTCTAGAATTTTCCTCCATTAACCGCCTCAAGCAATTCTCAGAGTtttgacatggtatcagagcggcaTGTCTGGATCGCATCACGTCGATTTTTGATTTCAATTTCTGAACTCATTTCTGTTCTCAATTTCTGATTTCTTAATTACTCGAAGTTTGATTGCAATTTGACAAAATAGTCGATGTCGGACGTAGATTCATCCATGGCGGAAACTATGTCGATAGATCACAATCATCCTCTATATGTTGGTCCTTCCGACACACCTAGCTAAGTTGTAGTTCCTGTTAAGCTTACAGGCTCAGAGAACTATGGGTTATGGAGTAGGTCGATGCGGATCGCTcttttggggaagaagaagctAGGTTTTGTTACTGGAACATGCAAAAGGGATGCATATTAAGGAGAGTTACTGGAACAGTGGGAAACATGTAACGCCATTGTTCTATCATGGATTATGAACAATGTAGCACTTGAACTGTTAGGTGGAGTTGTGTATGCATCAGATGCGCACCTAGTTTGGGAGGATTTACGCGAAAGGTTTAACAAAGTGAATCGTGTAAGAATTTTTCAATTGCATCGTGAAATTACAACTTTGGCATAAGGAACTAGCTCTATGTCCGTGTATTTTTCGAAATTGAAGGAATTTTGGCATGAGTATGATGTTTTGGTTCCATTCCCAAATTGTTGTGAAAAATCGAAGGATCATGTAGAGCAGTTGCATCAACAGAGAGTTATTGTACCGACCCGCATATTTTCCGCCCAAATTTGCCGCCTAAAGGGCTGCCAAACGAGCCAAACTTGGTTGTCAAAGACCAGAAGGTCTTTACACATGGGGGCAACAATCCGCCAGGCTGTCCGGGCCCTTATAGATGCCACACTCTGCCAACAAAGTCACATGCAGCACAACTGGGTAGGACCACAGCCTGTCTGGGCGAACATGGGAGCAACTCACTGCCAGCAAGGGCATGTGCTGCACATCTGGGTAGGACCACAACATGTCTGGGCGAACATGGAGGCAACTATCTGCCAGCAAGAACTGGGGCACAACAGCTGGACAAGACTATTGCCACATGGGCTGCCAAGACATTCATGGAGATCACATGATGCCAGCACAAAGCAGCGCACCACAGCTGGACGGGTCCACAGCCAACCTAGCTGCATGTGGACATTCATTGTATATATAGACATGTATATGCCTTGTTAGAGGGCAGATCTCTTtacttgtatttttcttcttttgtacatgAATTAAACCCGAAAATTGGCCTTGGCCTCCCATCTTTGTGTGTCTTTCATTTCGTTATCTCTCCAACCTTTGAGTTTGTGTGATTGCCTTGGTTCAAGCACGACATTGTGCTTGTTTGTTGGTTAGGACTGAAGCAAGAGTAGTAGTCAGGATATCTTGCTATCCTCACGGGTTACTAGAAAAACGGCCCCgtgacaactggtatcagagcgaggttaATCGACCATGGCAACTGATGGAGATAATGTTTCCTTAGACAACATTCGTGGGAGAGACGAGTCACCAACAAAACGGCAGAAACCAAAGAAGAGAGGAACGAGCAAAGCACGAGATCCCGCCATAGCCTTAATAAGTGAGGCACCAGCTTTGATGCTGCCCCCACAACAGGTTAGCCGTGGTGAAGATTGTTAGGCTTCTACCTCAAATCTCTTAAGCATGAGAATGGATCTCACAGAAGCTGGTTTAGATGCTTTAAATCGGCACATGGGAGTTGTTGAACACAACTTCAACGCGCTTGAGTCTACTACCCTAGACGGACTAGGGGAAGTCAAAGAGACGTTAGATCAAGCGATTGATGAGCACAGGGAAGGACTGGCCAACCTTGAGCTAAAGTTGACCGAGGCTTTATCGGCGTTGCACGGGGAAATTGAGACCCTAAAGCAACAACTGAAGGCAGTAAAGTTAGCCGGTGGCACTGGACATGTAACGGTGCGTGGAACCATGATCGAGGGCCTAAAACCGAAGGAGTTTAGGGGAAAATGAGACGCTCAAGAAGTAGAGAACTTCATCTGGAAGATGGAAGACTACTTTGAGCACCTTTGCATCGTTGATGAGGCTGCCAAGATCCGGGCAGCAACGATGTATCTTGCCGATACCGCCATGCTTTGGTGGAGACGGAAGAAAGCCGACATGGAGAAGGGAACTTGCTCCATCAAGAGTTGGGATCAGTTCAAGTTCGAACTGAAGCGCCAGTTCTACCCCCAAAATGTTGTCAATGAGGCACGTAGGAAGTTGAGAGAGCTCAGGCAAACAACTTCCATAAGTGAGTACGTGAAGGATTTCACTAAACTCATCCTGCAGATTCCGAACATGGCAAGCGATGACTTGCTATTCACTTTTGTGGATGGCCTTCAAAACTGGGCCAAACAGGAAGTGCAACGACGTCAAGTCCAAGACGTCGATGAAGTTATCGCGATGGCTGAGTCCTTAAATGATTATAGGACAGAAGCCACAAAGGCAAGGGACACCAACTTCAAATCGGATGGAGACCATGGATATCGGGACAAGGGCAAGCAAGTTGCTGCCCCGAACCGCGATTCCAGACAAGGCAACAAGGCGTCTAATTGGCGTGACCAGTATAACCAAAGGAGGAAGGAAGTCGGTCCTCGCAATGGTTGTTTCATCTGCAAGGACACTAGTCATGGTTACAAGGATTGTCCTTTGAAGAAACTCGGTGCCTTAATTGCGGCCGAGTAGAGGCTAACATAAGAGAGAGTCCAAGTTGATGAACATGCCGAAGCAGAAGTTCAACAACCGCCAGCCATAGCTCATCTTGGCAACATGATACTGGGCGCGATAATAGCCAAGAAGCCTGCTTTAAAGCCAGCTGCCCAAGGGAAGCATGGCATCGTCAAACTGGTTCACGCGTTAGGCGACGATGTGATTGGCAAGGAGCGCCAATCAAGGGAGCCAGGATCACTGTTCGTGGATGCACAATTGAACGGACAATTTGTCCGTATCATGGTAGACATCGGCGCGACACACAACTTTGTGTCCGAAGCAAAGGCTAAGTCACTTGGCCTTAGGTTTGGTCCTAGCAATTCTGTGCTGAAGATGGTAAACGCCAAACCCACTAACGTGAAAGGGGTTGCCCGTAATGTGCAGCTCAACTTAGGAGCTTGGCAGGGAAACGTGAGTTTCTTTGTCGCTTCCCTAGATGTGTTTGATCTGGTACTGGGGCTGGACTATTGGGATGAAATGAGAGCCTTCATCTTCCCATATCTCAACGAGATCTACATTTATGACCCGAAGGGTCCATGTGTGGTACCGACAGTTCGGGTGCCACAAGTTGTTAGTCAGTTGTCCGCGATTCAAATCGTGTAAGGCTTTAAGGAAGAGGGAGCACCGATTTTGGCAATCGGGACAGAGACTAAGGAGGTCAAGGTGGACAAAACCTTGACTCCATGTGATCCGCAAGTCCTTAAGGGGAATAAGGACTTCATACCGTGGGCGAAGCCACCTGCCATGGGTCCGTACATGGCACCTCCAAAGTTGGAGGATTCAAGGAAACAACCTGAAGAGTTTCTTGGGTCGAGGCATGTCAGTCCGTCAGAGGCACCTTGTGGAGATAAGGGTGATTTGGAGCGGAGGCAATCCAGCCGGCGAAATATTTTCGTAACCCCTCCGGTCGTCGACAAGGAAGTCGAGGCCATTATCAACCATCGGGTGATACAATGAGTAGGTTGGGGAAATTCAAGCGCCCAATTTCTTGTCCGTTGGAAGGGGCAACCACCAGATGAGGCATCGTGGGAAAAATATGAGGCGCTCTGGCTGTTCAAAGATCAAGTTCACGATTACTTGAACCGTTGTGGCGCCGCGGTCGTCGCCATTTTAAGTGGGGGAGCGTGTACCTCCCCGCATATTTTCCGCCCAAATTTGCCGCCTAAAGGGTTGCCAAACGAGCCAAACTTGGCTACCAAAGACCAGAAGGTCTTTACACATGGGGGAAACAATCCGCCAGGCTATCCGGGCCCTCATAGAGGCCACACTCTGCCAGCAAAGTCACATGCAACACAACTGGGCAGGACTACAACATGTCTGGGCGAACATGGGAGCAACTCACTGCCAACAAGGGCATGTGCTGCACAGCTGGGTAGGACCACAGCCTGTCTGGGCGAATATGGAGGCAACTATCTGCCAGCAAGAACTGGGGCACAATAGCTGGACAAGACTATTGGCACATGGGCTGCCAAGACATTCATGGAGATCACATGATGCCAGCACAAAGCAGTGCACCACAGCTGGACGGGTCCACAGCCAACCTAGCTGCATGTGGACATTCATTGTATATATAAACATGTATATGCCTTGTTATAGGGCATATCTCTTtacttgtatttttcttcttttgtacatgAATTAAACCTGAAAATTGGCCTTGGCCTCCCATCTTTGTGTGTCTTTCATTTTGTTATCCCTCCAACCTTTGAGTTTATGTGATTGCCTTGGTTCAAGCATGACATTATGCTTGTTTGTTGGTTAGGACTGAAGCAAGAGTAGTAGTCAGGCTATCTTGTTGTCCTCACGGGTTACTAGAAAAGCGGCCCCGTGTCAATTATGCAGTTTTTATCTGGATTAAATGATTCGTATGATCAAGCAAGGAGGCAAATTCTCATGAAAACCATTGCTCCTTCTCTCAACCAGACCTATGCAATGATTATTCAAGATGAAAGCCAGCAGACAATTGGTGCAAACCTGATAACTGATAAGGTGCAACCCCTAGCTATGCAGGCAAGAAGGGGAAGGGGAAGAAAATAACTCATTCAATGTGAATTCTGTCATTTGAAGGGACATACTAAAGAGAATTGttacaaaattttaggttatcCTGCTGATTTTGTTCCAAAGAGAAGATATGGTGAAGTTGTGAAGAATGGAGGAGGTTGGCAACAAAACTCTAATGTTAATACAGCAGGCTGGCAGCAGAATTCTAATGCTGGAAAACCAGGAGGATAGAATGCAGCTGGTAAGCAAGGTGGTTGGAGAAGAGAGCCCATAGCAATAATCAATAATGCAGATGTGTCTTCATCATGTGTGCAAGGCAATGGAGATAATGCATTTAGAGCTACTGAAGCAAATGAAACCAGGGGATACCACTACTTCACGGATGACCAGTACAATCAGATACTGAACCTGTTGAGCAAAAAACCTGAAGAGCACCATGCCAACATGGCAAGTACATGTACATGTACATGTATAATCAACTGCCTAATGACAAGTTATAcacaaaatcaaaagaacaagGAGTGGATTATAGACTCAGGTGCCACCCATCATATTACCTCTGATATAGAACTGTTAACAGATACTAAATGCACAGGGAAGACAGACAAGGATAGAGTACATCTTCCTACTGGAGAAAAGGCTGACATTACTCATACCGGTAGTACAACCTTGTTAGATAGGAGGACAATCAAAGATGTGCTTTATGTCCCAAACTTCAGGTTTAACCTATTATCAGTGTCAAAGCTAACTAGGGAGCTGAATTGTAATGCCAACTTCTTTCTTGACTTTTGTGTGTTTCAGGACCTTTGGAATGGCAaggtgaaggggattggtagAGAAAGAGGAGGTCTATATCTGCTCAAGGGTGATGTGGAAGACTAGCTAGTAGAATAAGGATTTTCAATGCTATGAGCAGGATGACTGAAGGTTCTTGTGGCCTGTGGCACAAGAGACTAGGACATCCTTCCTTATTAGTGATGAAACATATAGTAAGTCTACATAATAAAGTTAGCAGTATGCTGCAAGATAGTTGCCTTGTATGCCCTTTGGCAAAACAAACTAGACTGAAATTTCCATTAAGTGATTCTAGAACAGATACATTGTTTCATCTTGTGCATATGGATTTATGGGGACCTTATAAAATTGCTACCTTTGACAGAAAACAATATTTTTTGACAGTTGTGGATGACCATTCTAGATATATATGGATATTTTTTCTGCAGTTAAAGTCTGAAGCCATAGTAGCAATAAAACAGTTCTTGACCATGGTTAAGAATCAATTTGGCATTGTGGTTAAGGTGATAAGGTCAGATAATGGGACAGAATTCTTCAACAAGCAATGTGTAGAATTGTTGAATGCTCTGGGTATTATCCATCAAAGTAGCTGTCCTTATACTCCACAGCAGAATGGGATAGTGGGGAGGAAGCATAGGCACATACTTGATACTGCAAGAGCCTTAAGGTTTCAAGGCTCAATTCCAATCAAATACTGGGGAATGTGTGTCAAAGCTGCTGTCTATTTGATCAATAAACTACCATCCAGTGTCCTAGGGGGCAAGACTCCATATAAGGTCTTGTATTACAAGAAGCCTAGTCTTGCACATCTTAGAGTTGTAGGATGTCTTTGCTATGCTACAAATGTAGTTAAGACAGATAAGTTTGCAGAAAGGGCCAGAGCAGCTGTTCTTATGGGCTATTCTGAAACTCAGAAAGGCTACATTTTATTTGACTTACTCACAAGGTAATTTTTCACAAGTAGGGATGTTGTTTTTAGAGAATCTGAGTTTCCATTTTCTAAGGAGAATGAGAACAACTCAGTCACTCAGGAGTGTGGAGGAGAATtgaatccattgttattttcTCCTTTACATACTAATGTTTTGCAGGAAACAATCAATTTAAATCCCATGGAGGAAGCAGTAGCTCTGCAGGACAATAGGCAGAGTACAGTGCAGGAGAATTCATACTCATACTCATTAAATCTGCAGGAAATGGATGTCGCAGGAATCCATGAGAATGCACAGGAGAGATCAACTACAATTGAGGATCAAGAAGAAAATACAAATGAACAACAGGAAGATGAAAATGCAACAAGTTCAAGACCAGACAGAAAATCTACAAGGTAGGTCAAAGAACCAATATGGATGAAAGATTACCAAAAGGAACACAAATTGCAACTATCCTCTTTTAAATTACTTGGCCTATGATCAGACCAGTTCAAGCTATCAATGTTACCTAGCAAAATTCTCTCAGTTGACTGAACCACAGACATTTAAGGAGGCTGTGAAGGGTAGTAGGTGGATAGAAGCAATGAAACAAGAGGTAAAGGCATTAGAAGACAACAACACATGGAAGGCAGTAGACTTACCAGAAGGGAAGAATGCTGTTGGATCAAAGTGGGTGTATAAAATCAAGTTCAAGGCAGATGGAGACATAGAAAGATTCAAGGCCAGACTGTTTGCAAACGGATATAGTCAAATGGAAGGCTTGGACTACCATGACACCTTCTCACTAGTGGCAAAAATGGTCATTGTGAGGACTGTCATCGCATTAGCTGCTTCAAGGGGCTGTGGATTATACCAGATGGTTGTTTATAATGCTTTCCTGCGGGGAGATCTATATGAAGAAGTGTATATGGAGCTACCTGAAGGCTTCAGAAGGCAAggagaaaagaaagtgtgcaaattaATGAAGTTACTATATGGACTCAAGCAAGCTTCAAGGCAATGTAATATTAAGCTAACTGAGGCGTTATTGGGGGCTGGTTTTGTACAAAGCCATCATGATTACTCATTGCTCACACTTAGGAGTCAAGAAGGCATAGTGGTCATTCTTGTGTATGCAGATGATCTCCTCATCACAGGAAGTTGTGCAAATCTGATTAAGAAAGCCAAAGACATACTGCATCAAAACTTTAAGGTGAAGGATCCGGGAGAGTTGAAATACTTTCTGGGAATTGAAGTCCTAAGATCTAAGAGTGGAGTACTACTGAATCAAAGGAAATATGTGCTAGAATTGATATCAAACATGGGATTAAGTGGAGCTAAACCTGCATGCACACCATTGGAAGTCAATTCAAAACTGACATCACTAGAGTATGACAAAGCAAATGGAATCACAGGAGACATGGCCTTACAAGATGTTAGCACTTATCAGAGGCTAGTAGAAAAACTTCAATATGTTAATATAACAAGGCCTGACATTAACTATGTTGTACAAGCCTTGAGCCAGTTTATGCAAGCACCAAAAAGGTCTCATTGGGATGCTGCATTGAGGGTGGTAAGGTACTTGAAGAGTGCTCTAGGGTAGGGTGTATTACTGCAGTCTGAATATGCTAAGGAGCTCACATGCTGATGTGACTTAGATTGGGCTGCTTGTCTTAATACTAGAAGGTCTATTACTGGTTATGCTATCAAGTTTGGCAACTCATTGATCTCTTGGAAATCGAAGAAGCAACAGACTGTTTTAAGGAGTTCAGCTGAAGCAGAATACAGAAGTATGGCTGCAAGTATTGCAGAATTGACTTGGCTACTTGGTTTGTTCAAGGAGTTGGGTGTGGAAATAGAACGACCAGTCACAGTGCTCAATGATAGTAAGTCAGCCATTCAACTAGCAGCTAATCCTGTGCTTCATGAAAGAACAAAGCATATAGAGATCGATTGTCACTTCATTAGAGACAAAATCAAGGAAGGGATGGTCAAGACAACACATGTCAGCACTAAGGAGCAGCAGGCAGATCTGTTAACTAAAGATTTAGGGACTGCTCAACATGATTATCTACTTGGCAAGCTTAGAGTGTTCAATGTTTTGCACTCTCCAGCTTGAGGGGGCATATTATGATATAAAGCATGTGAGAGTCACATGAGTAGTTAATTGGTTAAGAAGGTAGTTAGTTTGTTAAAAGTAAGTTAAGGGTGTTTTAGTCCTTTTAGCTCTTCTTTCTTCCTCTTCTAGTATATATCGATTGGGGAGAGCAAGCTTGCTCATTCTCTTAATAACAGAGCATTGTTCTAGAATTTTCCTCCATTAACCGCCTCAAGCAATTCTCAGAGTTTTGACAGGCTACTTCTTCTGTCCTCCATCAAGAGGCAAATTTTGAGGCTTATATTTTTGATTTGTTTAATGAAGATCAAACGATTAAAAAGGCCTGAAACTAAGAAGCATTTCAGACTATATTTACCAAACAGGCAACCAAACTACCCTTTTTTGTCAATTTTGGTTGTTTATCTGTCAGTAATCTTACATATCAAAATGCTTTTTCGTCTACATTCGGTTGGTTCAATCCATTTTCTTTAGTTTCGAAATCAGGTGTAATCGGAACGAGAAGACTTAAATATTGTAGAAGTTTATTCTTCAAAGAATTTTACATGAAATAATAGAGGTGATCTTTGGTTTAAAGGAAGAAACCAAAAGAAATAAAGCCAAGCAAATATAGCAGACATAGACTAAGCCCCTAAGCAAATACCAAACTTGGAAATGCTTCCAGGTAAAAGgccaccaaacaacatcaaaaaattCTGCCTAACATACTCAACTCAGAAGCACCcaagacaaaaattaaataaataaacaaggaATAACAAACAGGGAAAGGGAGAAAAACTTTGAACTATATACACATTGTGGCAAGTCTCTGGAAGTGTTAATCCAGTAACAAAAGATGTGCACTGGCTTTCATCAATCAACTGTGGATAGATTACGCAAGCAGCTTCAAGCTCCAATTGTAGCTTCATTTTCTGATTGTTTTCAAGTCTAGAAGTAATGGTGCAAATTTAGGAGTTTCTGCTTTCCTTTGTTGGAACTACTGAATAGAACAGGTCACTAATGTACGACACTCATCTTTGGTGGACAAAGTTACCCGGTACTTGCGTTAGTTGGAGGTAGCAATATTCATTTAGAATACGCTTGGTGACAAATATAGGATCTAAAAAAAAGTAATTCTTCAATCTTGGTAAAACATCTTGTACATTCAGAGCTATCTGCTACAAGTTCTGCTCTTTCTGGTGCTGTCATTCATTTCACCATTAAATGAATTCCAAGACGAAACCTTGAGCTTGTAAGGAGAATGTTGGCCTGAATATGTTTCGTGTAACCTTAGGTGTTGCTTCAGCGTGCTCATTGATCTTGTTTTTGCCTTTGCAGATTCTGTGGAAGCCATGTAAGTAGGAAATATAGGAGAATTTGGTAAAGAGTTAACATCAacatttgatttttgttttacattAGAAAATGATCTTCTTGGTAGTGAAGAAGGAGAATGTAGTTCCTCTATAAAATCTGTTCTATGCACTTTCCTCACTTTAAGTTGCATCGTTCCATTCATGTCAGCTAGAGGAACATTTGAGTCTGTAAATTGATCAAATAACTCTGCTTTTCTTGGTGCCTCAAGTTCTGCCAACTGATGATCAAACCTGCAGCTTCTCCGGTTTTTCTTGCTGGTTAATAATTCCTCTAAAGTTTGATCATTTCTTCTCTCCTGAAAAGAAGCAATATAATGTAAATATGTAACTTCTATACACTGACGATCAGGTTACCTAAAAGATAAGTACAAGTAACTGCCTATAAAAAGGAGATTAGTAACCTGGAAAATGAGACAGGCTACGTGCTatagtgtatataagttaaatcttaTTTTATTAACAAAGGAGTGAGAGAATACAAATGCAAGTGAAGTTACCCGATGTGAAAATGAGTATTTCATCAAATGCTCTCTTTTGGTAATGGCTTCTTCTCTTCTTGACCACAAGGCATCAGTGTCTTGTTCTGAAGCCAAGTTGAAATCCCAAGTCCTATGGCTCTTGCATTTAAGCTGCCAATGATCAAAATCATATTACAAATATAGAGACAGGAATTACAATCTTCAAACTGCAAACACTAAATAAATCCTATCATTTTGGACAGACAAAATCAATTTCCTTTCCCTTGAATCAATGATCCAATAGTTGTAGTTGAACTATGTGTGGAACTTTAATTATTAGAGAAAAGTAGAACGATTTTTCTTACCTTTAATCCGTTAGATTTCATGCTCTCGTTTGGGCTATTAATGAGTTTCTTGTCGCTGTAGTCGTGATAATCATCTAAAGTAGGGAGTCTAATTTGATACACTCTTGCCTTTGACTTTTGAAGTGGCAAAATGAAATTCAATCTGGCAATGAGTCTTCTTCTCACAATTTCACCTCGAATCACCGCTTGAAGCTTCACTAGTCCCTTTAGAGCACTTAATGCTTTCCTAGCCTACACAACATTCCACAAGGTTAGAGATTAGGCACCAGTTCATGTCATCAAAGGCCAGAGAAGTTTTGATAAGTAGCCATAAAAACAAGCATAAGTTCTTAAAAATGTGCCCAGCTATGAAGAGTTTAATTAAGTTAAGAGAGATTTTCCGATAACAAAAAAGCTTTTCTCCCCAACCGAGGTGATAGACCACCTTATGTGATTACCAGccaaaggaagaaaaaaaagaagacagGGTGCAACCTTAGGTTTTCTCCACTTGCTCTGCAGTACGAGTCTCATACAAAGCCGTGCTCCTCTAGAAGAAGAGGGGCCTGCATTTTAGCAGTCCTTATTTACTGCTACATACTTTATTTTTGGGTTTATGGCTCAGTTAGTAGAGCATTTGGCTGTTAACATGACGGTCGTAGGTTCAAATCCTGCTATATCCACACCTGCCTTACACTCCACTAAGAATAAAGATGCATAGTAGCCCCCAAAGATGACTCTTCGGTCTTTTACTTGCTTCGGCGACCTCGCCCTTTTATTTACAAGTTACTacctaaattctcaacaaaagaTTTGAATAATCTTGGAAACTTTTAGTCTTATCAATTTATCGATAAATGGCTGTATGAAGATCTTCAAGGCGCTTATAGCAATGACTGCAATTTCTATCCTGATTACTAGCTAATACTCAACCTAATGCAGTCAAATGGAAGTCCAAAACAAGTTCATAATGGAGTTGCAGGAGCAGAAACACTAAATGGACTATGGACTAAGGAAAAAATCAAGAAACATTAGAGATGATGCTTACCAGGTGGCCGCGATAGGCACTTTGGATTTTAATGGCAGCATCTTTACGTTTCCTTTTGAATTCATTTGGAGCATTCGTTAGACGGATAACATCAGCAGCAGCATTAGCAGCAGCTACAGCAGCCTCAGCAGCTGCTGCTGTTGCTATAGCAACAGCCAAAGCATGTTTCCTCTGCTCTTCTTTTGCCTCATTTAATGTTTTCTCAGGTGCTTCTATAGCAGGACATTTCCTCAACTTGCACCTTCCAAAAAAACATTTCCATTTCTTtggtttctgaaaatatttttcataatttccaGTTTAGAAATCCAAAGATTAAAACTCATTAGTAAGCTACAGAATCTTGAAATTCAAACCTTTTGATCAGCTGTTGGTTTTGTCTCAGGAATGAAAAGTCTCTTGACAAAAGTAAACCAATTTCTTCTCTTTCCCATTTAGAAATTCATTAGTTTACACAAATAGATTTATCAAACACCTGCCACCTTCTGTATTCTGAAGAGGGAGAGCAGAATTTCAGATGCATTTCTATTCCATTCAATAAAACAAAAGGGTGTAAAGCTACAATATGAAAGCAAGAAACTGTCTCACATCAGCAGAATTGTTCATTTTCACAAAAGGACATTTCTTATGATGACAGCTAAATGTTCTTGAACTCTTGGAAATAATAGATACAAAACTTTGAGTTAGCAGAAAATTTAAGGCACATACCAATTTTATGGACATGCAAAATTTGGTAACATCAAACAAGAAGTCTTGCCAGTgattcttgaataatagttgttgtttttgttgtttaatGTGTTTTAATTTTCTCCCCTAATTCATGTCTCTTATATCCAACAAGGAGAATACTGACCTCACTTGTGCTTTGAGAAGCACACCATGTGCTGTGGCAAATGAAATGGAAGAGTGAAAAGCTAACTTTAGACAAAGGGTTCAGGAAAAAAGAATTGATGTTTCAATTATGTTAAGTACTTTTGGAGGTGACTTGTGGGAAGTCTTTTAACATCATACTACTTAATAATAAAAGGCCCTCTTCTTTTGCTC
This DNA window, taken from Nicotiana tabacum cultivar K326 chromosome 15, ASM71507v2, whole genome shotgun sequence, encodes the following:
- the LOC142169711 gene encoding uncharacterized protein LOC142169711; translation: MEDYFEHLCIVDEAAKIRAATMYLADTAMLWWRRKKADMEKGTCSIKSWDQFKFELKRQFYPQNVVNEARRKLRELRQTTSISEYVKDFTKLILQIPNMASDDLLFTFVDGLQNWAKQEVQRRQVQDVDEVIAMAESLNDYRTEATKARDTNFKSDGDHGYRDKGKQVAAPNRDSRQGNKASNWRDQYNQRRKEVGPRNGCFICKDTSHGYKDCPLKKLGALIAAE
- the LOC107784663 gene encoding protein IQ-DOMAIN 12-like: MGKRRNWFTFVKRLFIPETKPTADQKKPKKWKCFFGRCKLRKCPAIEAPEKTLNEAKEEQRKHALAVAIATAAAAEAAVAAANAAADVIRLTNAPNEFKRKRKDAAIKIQSAYRGHLARKALSALKGLVKLQAVIRGEIVRRRLIARLNFILPLQKSKARVYQIRLPTLDDYHDYSDKKLINSPNESMKSNGLKLKCKSHRTWDFNLASEQDTDALWSRREEAITKREHLMKYSFSHRERRNDQTLEELLTSKKNRRSCRFDHQLAELEAPRKAELFDQFTDSNVPLADMNGTMQLKVRKVHRTDFIEELHSPSSLPRRSFSNVKQKSNVDVNSLPNSPIFPTYMASTESAKAKTRSMSTLKQHLRLHETYSGQHSPYKLKVSSWNSFNGEMNDSTRKSRTCSR